Part of the Arvicanthis niloticus isolate mArvNil1 chromosome 3, mArvNil1.pat.X, whole genome shotgun sequence genome is shown below.
GTGTCTCCCActgagaggacagcagggctaaGTGGGGGGAGTGGGGATGCCTTTTCAGGAAAGAACCCCAAATTAGAGGCTACAATCTGAGGGTTCTTCTTGCTTGCTATGACCTCAAAGAACTCTCGAAGGGAGGTGGACAATTTGCTAGTGGCCCCAGGGACCTAGATTTCTAGTGTCCTGACTACTGATCCAATCTTCTCACCCTATGTCGGACACAGAGTTCAAAGCTGCCTTTGATATCTTTGTCCTGGGCGCGGAGGATGGCTGCATCAGCACCAAGGAGCTGGGCAAGGTGATGAGGATGCTGGGCCAGAACCCCACACCTGAGGAGCTGCAGGAGATGATTGATGAAGTAGATGAGGATGGTGAGTCCCTTCACCCATTTCAGGCTCCACACATGCtcctgggctcactggccaggaGCTACCTTCTCTCTATATCTTAATCATCTCATCCAGAAACTTGACAAATAACTCGTACTGCAATCCCaagaaggctgaggcagtagaACTTcgatgagtttgaagccagtctgattGGGCCACAtagagagctccaggccagcttggactgCAGAGCAATGTTCTATCTCAAACAAGAGGAGTGTGCAAAGGAACACACTAGCCCTatagtgttggtgtgtgtgtgtgtgtgtgtgtgtgtgtgtgtgtgtgcttgtgttagGGGCCCACTGCCAGAATGTTAACCCTTCTCTCTCTCCGACCCTGCTGCCTACCTACCCACAGGCAGTGGCACAGTGGACTTCGATGAGTTCCTTGTCATGATGGTTCGGTGCATGAAGGATGACAGCAAAGGGAAGTCTGAGGAGGAGCTGTCGGATCTCTTCCGCATGTTTGACAAGTGAGAACTTGCTTGGCTTCTGACCCTGACCCaaccagagaggagaaaggggtagtctcagctaggcagtggtggttcacacctttaattccagcactcaggagacagaagcaagtgaatctttgagttcgaggtcaacctggtctacagaatgagttccaggacagccaggactacacagaaaaaccctgcctggaaaaaaaacaaagacaaacaagaaaaagaaaaagaaagaaagaaagaaagaaagaaagaaagaaagaaagaaagaaagaaagagtagtCTCAGATCCCAGGCTGCATACTCTGCAGTCTTTGTTTTCCATCCTATGTGATGAAACACAGAAGTGCCCATCTCTAGtgtccctgtcctctctccctcctccccctccccctcccccttcttcctcctcctccccgctTCTCCTGGGCTCTGAGATGCCCCTTGCTCTCCCTGTAGAAATGCTGATGGCTACATTGACTTAGATGAACTAAAGATGATGCTGCAGGCCACAGGTGAGACCATTACAGAAGATGACATTGAGGAGCTCATGAAGGATGGTGACAAGAACAATGACGGCCGAATCGACTATGATGGTGAGTGGGTGGGAGGACCAGGTCCCCTCTTGTCCATCCTTCACTCCGTTCTCACTGCTGACACATACATGTCCTCTTTCCACAGAGTTCCTGGAATTCATGAAGGGTGTAGAGTAGACACTGATTTTGCACAAAGTTGCCCCTGCCTGTTCTTCTCCAGCCAGACCCTGTGGTAGGAGTGCAGCCGGGTTCTCTAGACTCTGAACCTGGTTGTGTCCTTGAACCTTGGCCCTTCTGgactctctcccctttcctgtcctgggaaatgcaaataaatccttGCTTTCCAGAGGCCTGGTATCTTGGTCTGATTTTCCTGGGGTCATAGTCTTTTCTCGGGGTTCTCTCCTGCCTGATGATACCATGCCTATCAGGTCGGCGGCAGAGCCTGTATTCTAACTGTTCAACCCACCTTCTGCAGGAGAACTTTCATTAAGTCAGAGACATCTTGCTCTGTACCCCACCGATGACCGGGCTCTGCTGTAGCCCCAGAGCCTGCATTTTAACAAGCTCCTGGAGTTCGTGAAAGGTGGAGTAGACATTTGACCTTCCTTCAGAGTTACCCGTTCCCACTTTCCCACTGGGGGTGAACTGCCAGGCTCAGCCAACAGATACTCCCTCAGGAGGGGAGCAGTTAGTTGCCAGGGCACTGGATGCTCCTTGGCACAGCAGCCTCTCCATCCTGTTTGGAATGAAGCTAAGTCTCCTGAGACCCAGCAGGCTTACAGCACTGTCTTCCCACTTCCTTGCAGGTTTTCACCAGGAATACTGACTCCCTGCCTCTGGGGAATGTGTAGTTTGCTCCACCCTCTAGCACTTATTTCTGGGCCACTTATTATGGCCCAGAGAGCCAAGGTCACCTGGCAAATTTGCAGGAGGACTCAGCTACCTTGCAGACAACCAAGGACTCTGACTGACAGACCAGGTTCAAATGGACGTACTGTCTCGTTCCTTTGGCCCTCTGAGGCTGGCCTCCAGTCACCCACCTGGTCTCAGGGCCTGAGGTCTGGTGACATCCCCAGTTTAGAGGTGGTGTGTAGGGAAAGGGCATCCAGCAGGTCAGAGCTGCAGTCAGAACAGTGACTAGGGAGGGGAAGTTGGGGGTTTACAAGGAAGTGGAGGTATTGGTAGCAATACCTTCAGGAGAGACAGCTGATAATGACAACCAGGATCCAGCCAGAATGCCAGCAGCTGTCCTTGCTCCGCCCTGTTACTGTATTGCCTCTGCACCTGTGCCCCAACCTAAGCATTCTCCAGACAGGCTGCACATTCCAGAGATAGTCTTGAAATTCTAGACATCCCTCTGGCCAGGCAAGAGTTGCTGGGAGTTCCCAGTTCCTGCAAAGCCATGGGAAGAGTGGAGAGGGACCTCATCGATCTGCCTTTGGGGTTGGGAACTGGAGAGCTTGGGGTCCTATGAAGACATTCAGAGTGACCCAGCAAGGCTGATGTcccagaggaggaggagccacAGTGGGTGGTGCAGCCTGCAGAGTACATCGTTCAGTGGCCTGTCCACACACCCTGTCTGCAGTTATAGGGTTAGAGGCTGTGGTACATCAGAGTGAGGCCTCATTCCTAATCTCACAGAATGTCTAGCCAATGCTAGAAAATGGGAAGACAAagaaattcagagagaaaagcaggTGTGCTGGCCTGACATAAAGTCATCTTGGAATGATTCCTAGAAGAGGTGGTTTTGAGCTGAACCCCAAAGAACACCAGTAAAACAACTGTGGGGTGCATGACGGGAAAGACTTGGAATGCGTCTCAAACCGGATGGAAGCCTGGCCCCAGCTGCTTTGGGGAGAGGTGGGCAGTGCCAGGCCTCCTGTTTTGTCATGCTTAGGGAGTGATCTACAATAGTCTGCCTTCGGTTTACAAATGAGTTTAGTAAGCATGTAGAAAGCAAAGGTAAAAAGAATAGTGAGTCCCAGATAGAGAGAAGCAGCAGCTAGCTGGCAGGATCAAGCCAGGTAGTCAAAACACTCAACAGAGATGCTCTCTCAGCACCATTGGGAGCACAGACAGAAAATACCATCAAAAGGAGATTATAGCCATCCAGCTGAAATCAACTGGGGAAGCCCTGTTTGGGCAACCATCTGGAGTTTCCCATCCAGAGAGTCTTGGGTAGAGGAGACTGTTTTTTTCAGTGTGAGGTTTCCTAGTAAAAGAACACAGAGCAGCAGATAGATAACATCAAACCGGCCCTCACAACATCCAGTAGAATCCAACGGGACAAGCTGAAACAGCCAGATGTTCCCAGTGGAGCCTTCTTCCTCACGGCTTCAGCCTCACTGTGGGCGTTTTACATTATAGGATTAAATAGTAGTAATATCAGTTGGATATGGTTGACCTTCTGGCTATTCTCAAGGACACAGTGTTTTTTACTCTTAGACTTATCTCTCTCTCCTGTTGCAGAGCTAGGGGGCGAGTTTGCCACAGGAAATATTTTGGagaatatttgaaataaacaTGCTGGAATCTGGTACAGAAGAGCCTCCCCTTGCTCCCAGAGTCCACTTTCAACAAGCTTAAACAGCACAGGACAATTTACCAATAGACTCTACACGGCACGCTCCTGAGCAGCTCAGCTTACATAAGGAGTGAGGCACTTGGGGCTGCAGAAGGGAGGAGAGCTCTGAGAGCACCAGGAGGCCTGCCAGTGGCCGGGAGGGACAGCAGAGTGGCTCTTGGTGCTGTGGGATGCCCTTACAGAAGGTCTTGGGTTTGGGGAATATTTTGAAACTAGTAAAAGTAATTGTTGAAGGCTTGAACTTGAGAGGACCAGGGACTCCAGGGTGGCCCTTCGAGTTTTGGTCACACTGACATTTCTTGAGGTATGGAAGCCTAGGCAGCCACAGGTTTAGATCAGAGGTTTTGGGGGATAGATGTTTCTTTGTATTCAGTTTAGGTATTTATCTTTTTGTGAAATTCTAAACTTTCAAACGTTGCAGAAATGGCACAAATACTCCTGTTTTCAGCCCAGGGAGACGCCTCACGGGGTAAAGGCACCTGCGACCCAGCTGGATGACCTGAGTCTAATCCCTGGGACCCAATGGACTTTTtactgttctgttctttcctatcacATAGAGAACTAACCTGTCTCAGAGGGTCGGTGGGAGTCTTTttgcaagttgttttctgaccttcacatgcatagTGGCAGGCCCCTTCCCACGCTCACACACGTACACGGATGTATAAGCGCAAAAATATTGAATGGCTCTCTACTACTTCAGCCAGCTTCCCTAGAATTTGACAAGGTCTCTCAATGTAGTTCAGGTTAGGCTCAAGTTTGCTGGCCTCCTAcctcacctcccaagtgttgggacttcAGATGTGAAAACTACACTGACTTGaacttaaatgttttgttttgtttttgagttagatagtgtttatgtggttctggctgtcctgaaactccctctttagcatgtgtctgtgtgtatctttatgtgtctttgtgtgtgtctttctgtgtctgtgtgtctccatatgtatctatgtatctgtgtgtgttcgtgtgtatgtgtctctgtttgtatgtctctgtgtgtgtctgtgtgtaggccagaggtcagcttCAGAGTATTATTCCTCAGGTTCTCTCCagcttattttctgagacagagtctttccttgacctagaactcactgactAGTCTAGCCTGACTGCCCAGTGCATCCCAGGgatctcctgcccctgcctcccacgtgctgggattacaagagcgTGCCATCACACCCGTTTTATTAAGTTGGCTCTGGGATCAGACTCAGATTAGATGGAGTAATCTCCCCAGCTGCCAGGGTGGCTCTTTTGTTGACTTTATCGGAGTTCTGGTGGGTTTCCTCTGGTTAAAATTTAGGTAGTGCATTTCTGATGACTTGATTACAAGAAACCTGGAGAACAAAGTTGAGGTGGCCCTGCAACAGGCTGGTGGGAAGACGGAACCAGATGGATGGAGCAGAAGGGGCAGAGTGAGAACCAGGAAGAGAGGCGTCAGCAGAGCAGAGACCCTTTGCTAGTTTTGTCCATAAATGACACCCCTGGGAACAGTGGCAGAGACCAGGTTTCTGAACCTAAAATGAGCAGCTGGGAAGGACAcatagacagttggaaggacatatgGACAAGAGTCAGTGGGTGAAACAGCCTGGACAACAGCTGATGGCTCAGGGTCTTAGAATTGGagtcctccctcttccctcctcctagGCCTTAGCTATCTGCAAGGGGGGGGGGTCCTAGTGGAGCAGTGGGGTGGAAGCTAGAGTAGAGGGGCCTGAAGGAAGAGAGCGGAAGCAGGGGAGGTGGTGAACGGTGTGGACAGCAGACCAGAGCCAGAGGAAGGGGCAGGGGTACAGAGGAAGAGTCATGGGTACAGAGGAATGGACAGGGGTACAGAGGAATGGACAGGGGCACAGAGAAAGGGAcagggcagagagaaagggacagGGGTACAGAGGGAGGGCAGGGGCACAGAGGAATGGAcaggggcagagagaaaggggCAGGAGTACAGAGGAAGGGATGGGGGCAGAGAGAAAGGGGCAGGGGCTGAAGGAAGAAGAGGGCTGTCTGGGGATGGGTGGAGAGTGACTGGTGTGCTGATGAGAAAAACCTGTCACAGGTAACAAAGAAGCAGAACAACTCAGTCACCATTGTCCACAAGGCTGGGTCATAGTGCTAGGCCCAAGATTTGAACTGGGCAAGGAGAGTGAGGTTTGATtcaatgtgtgttggggggggggcgggtggtGGTAGGCAAGTGGCCTCCATGAGAGAAAGACTGTGGTACAGATGGCAGTGTGGGTGTGGGGACTGAGTGTAGTGGTGGAACCCGGAGGAAGGAAGGCATGGCCTGGTGGACCAAGAGTGACTGGGGCATGTGTGGGAGACAGAGGGTGACGGTGGTGAGTGCTAATGGGAAAGGAACAGAATCAAGCCCACTGTGGTGGAAGGAAGACGATGGCTGAGCCTGCTACTGCTGCCTCTTTGCCTAGTACTGCCCCCAGTAGCCATGCGCCTGGGGTTTAGAAATGAGAAGTGCCCAGGAGAAGCATTAGGGAGAGAGGAAATGTCTCTGCCCACCCTGGCTTTCTCCTCATCAGCTGCCAGGGGCAGGGATAGTTCTGGGAGAGATGAAGGGAAATGGTGACCCATCTGCTGAAGGGAATTCTATAAAAGGCCATGTTGGTTAAGGACCAATTGATCCTTCCGGCATTACTGCCTCAGAATTCTACCCAGGAATAGCTAGGCTATACGACCCTGTGTGCATCCACCTGCTGGCACCTGCTGTAggaacacacacatcacatatgaATCAACCCAGGGTGCCCCAGCTCCCTGAAGCTAAGGCCACAGCACTTTTGTGTGCATCACCTAATTCTGTCCTCCCTACTGCTGAGTTACGTCATCCTTTGCCCAGGTAGTGCTTTCCCCATGAAGCCTCCTTAAGGTTTTTCCCATTAGAAGAAACCACTGGAGCATCTTCCTAGGTAACTGGATTCCTCAGGAGATGGTTTCAGCACAAATATAGATTGGCACTTTTGCTCTGTCATGAAGTTCCACCTTTGTCCATTAGGTGGCATGGGGTGTCTGTGCTAGGCTCGCTGACCTGTGCCTTCGGGAAGGGCCTTTTAGGAAAGCCCTCTAGCCTGTTCTCTAGCCTGGGAAACTGAGGaacagaaggagaagggagggagggataggagATGAAAGGATGAGAAATCTGACTGGGTCCGCACACTTTGAGTCTGGATTTCCAGGCTTCTTCTGTGATGTGAAGTAGCCTGCCTACCCCACATGCCTGTCCAGGTAGACACAGCCCTTCCTACAGCTACAGCTAAAGGTCTGGCTGAGTAGAGACCCCAAGGGTGGTGGATCGAAAAGTAGTTTGGTCTCCTGCTCACAGCCTCAGCTTAGGGCCACATGCTGGCTGAAGGGCTGCCTGTTCATCACAATCTCAAGCAAGGCATAAGGCCTCTCAGCCTGGTCTAGGTACTACAACGTTTCCCCAGGGAGCTGAAGGCAGAATGTCTCCACCCTACTGAGATCCCAGGACAGAACCACCACTATAGCAGCCCTGTAAAGGCACTGTTCTTCAGTTTGTAAGTTCATATCCAGGATGGCTGGTCCTTGCCTCAGGAGAAGGCAGATCCAGAAAACAAAGGCCATTGGTTAGGGTTCTTCAGCAgactcagaggcagaggtggaaTAAAGCCAGTTGTTGGTGTCTCTGAGCAGCCCCTGATCTGCTTCCCCCACCTTAGTAAGAAACCCCCACCGTATTAATGTTCTAGGGTCCAGGGGAACAGGAAGGTGAAGTTGCAAACCATGGGTTCTTCTCGTGCTGAGCTAGGGACTAATCTGTTTCCTCTGTAAAGAAGAGATAGGGTGGGAGGTAGGGTCCCAGGACTCTAGCCCTCCAGTAGTACCAGCAGCAAAAGAGGGTTCCAGGGTTGAGCTGAGCCTGTTCTCAGCCTTCTGTGATCTTAGTTGTGACTCTCTTTGAAAGGTTGGTGGTGAACATTCTGATGCCCACTTTCTGAGGTCTCAGGCCATTCCATCTGGGAGGCCCACCCTACCGGCGTTTCTAGAATCCTGGGTTTAGAACACCCAGGATCTTTGAAGATCATGGGTTCTAAAAGGAGGGttcaggggagggggaggggagaggtggaggcagcaggTCCAGAAACTGCTCTGAAAGGAGGGTTTGGGGGTTCCCACTTACCCAGATTCAGTTCCTTGGtgcatcttctctctggatccttgTCACGCACTCCACACTGGAGTTTAGGGCAGAACAGTGACCCCTGTATGAGCAGAGCCATGGTATATGGAACCTGTGGGCTTGGGAAGAACTCACCACTGACCTGTTATGCTCTGGTCCCTGGGCCTCTAAAGGACTGGGGCCTGAAGGAAGCAAGACCATAGAAGTTCTCCTAAGCACCGAATAAACCTTGTCCCTTACCTCAGAGCAAGCCTGCTAAGCTGAGTTAGAGCCTTGTAGACTCAGAAAGGGGCTGTGAAGCCTGGGGAAAACTGGGTAGGAGACtttagttcagtggttctcagccttcctaatgctgtgaccctttaatacagtttctcatgttgtgatgatctgatccccaaccatgaaattattttcattgctactttataactgtcattttgttaacattatgaattgtaatgtacatATAGGtgttttcagatggtcttaggtgacttcTGTGAAAAATTCATTTGACCctcaaagaggtcatgacccacaggttgagaaccattgccttaGACATTCATTCCTTACCAGTGCCAGACCTATGAAGTATAGCTAGTCCTTCATCCCTACCAGGATGAAGTGAGAAATGAATCCTCTACCCACAGTAGCTTAGGCACAGTGGAGAGCTTGACAGCCAGGTCAAGGATACCTAGCTGACTCAGGGCTAGTGATGATGTCTCTAGAGAGACAGGGAGCAAAGTCAGACCCTCACCTGATTCCTGACCCCTTTTCAGGTTATCCCTTCCCTTTGCCACTTCGCTGGAACCTGAGTGTCATTCAAACTGTCCACACTTCAGCTGCGTGAGAGTCTCCCAAAGGGGAGCAGGCTAGTTTGCTGCACAGGCATTGAATGGGCCAGCTGAGGTGGCCGGAGACTGTGGGTAGATGGCAGGCTTGGAGCGCTTCGCTCTTCCtctcccgcccccccccacccaccccccccacccccccccccccgcctcttcCAGCATTGGGTGGAGCCACTGCCTTATAAGTGGCTGTCCTGGTGGCAGCAGAGCAAACTACATCCAGCAGCTGGCTCAAAGGGCAGCTCATTTTTTTCCCAGCATGGCTCCCACCGCTTGGGCCATCTGCTGCCTCCTGGGGAGCCTCCTGTTCCATGTGGACAGCCACAGATCTGGTCCCAGTCCCAGCCCCAGTGTGCCTCGGCTGCGGCTCTCCTACAGAGGTACTGGCCAGCGCTGGCCTGTTTGTGAGCATGGTGTATGTGCGAATGTCTGGGGCTCTAGGACATCCCTTAGTCAGCCAGCAGCTTGGGTAAAGTCAGGTTTCCTAGTCAGAGCCTGAATGCATGTGCTAGGAATGACTGTGTGCAGGAAAGGTAGACACATCCTGAAGTGGGAGACTTATGCAGGGGGGAAACTGGGGAGGCTGctacaaagggagggagggagatcaaAGCCCTGAGAGCTGTCTCTAGGGATGGgcacagaaaaggaagagggatggagagacTGGGTAGAGGAAGGGTAGAAAGAGGGTCTGGGCAGACATCAAGGGAGTGGGTAGAAGTCTGTCCCTCTGGTCCTGAGCAACAGGGAAAGGAGGAGCTTCTCCCACCTCTTGCAGCCTGCCCTGACTTATCATCCACACTCACTTGACCATCCCCTTGCCATCTATAGTCCAGGCGAGTCTCAACTTTCCCCTtccatcttttctcttcccttctcctcctctttcctcctcctcctcctcttcttctcctctctctctctctctctctctctctct
Proteins encoded:
- the Tnnc1 gene encoding troponin C, slow skeletal and cardiac muscles; protein product: MDDIYKAAVEQLTEEQKNEFKAAFDIFVLGAEDGCISTKELGKVMRMLGQNPTPEELQEMIDEVDEDGSGTVDFDEFLVMMVRCMKDDSKGKSEEELSDLFRMFDKNADGYIDLDELKMMLQATGETITEDDIEELMKDGDKNNDGRIDYDEFLEFMKGVE